The Flavobacterium psychrotrophum region CCGAAGAACAGATAGCTCCACAGCATATTTAGCGCAAGCTGTATAGCAAAAAAGGTAAGCCCCTTACGGGCTTCTTCGCGCTGCATTTCTATACAGCTCCAAACAAGGCCTGCCGCAATACCCATCATGATGTACAACGCACCCCATGCTATAGGGAAAGCCTCATTAGGCGGCGTGAACGATGGCTTGTTAAGGGTAGGGTACCAGGTGTCTACACTGGTTTGTGTTACCTGCCCTGATATATAGCCCAGTGTCATGGTGGTAACTACCATTACCATTATTTTTGTAATACGGTTCATAAGGTGCATTGTTTGGAACAGCAAATTTAAGTAATGTTTTAGCCATCAATTACACCAATTAACACCAATTTTTAGAGAAGTATAAGATTTAGCGATTTTGTGGATTTCTGCCGAATTTATTGCAAGGCTACACGGTTGGTCACTGCCGAACTTTCAACTTTACAACTTTATAAATTTTCTAACTTAAATCCTATCTTTGCACAAAACAAAAACACATGGCATCCGTACAGGATTTTATACCACAACCCTATACCGAAACTACAGATAAAGGCAGCTTTACATGGAGCGCCCCCAGCAATATAGCCTTAGTGAAATACTGGGGTAAAAAGGCGAACCAGATACCGGCCAACCCAAGCATCAGCTTTACGCTAAGCGATTGTAAAACCATAACTACACTTTCTTTTGAAAAAAAGAAAAGCACCGGTGGCTTTTCATTCGACCTGCTTTTTGAAGGCCAGCCAAAAGAGAGCTTTCGCCCTAAGATCGAAAAATTCTTTGAGCGTGTGGTGCAGTACCTGCCGTTTTTAGAGGAATATCATTTTATTATCGATACCCAGAACACTTTTCCGCACAGTAGTGGTATTGCATCTTCGGCATCGGGTATGGCGGCACTTGCTATTAACCTTATGAGCCTTGAACGTTTGTTAAAACCTGACATGACGGATGACTATTTTTACCAAAAAGCGTCGTTTCTGGCAAGGCTAGGGTCGGGTAGTGCGTGCCGTAGCGTAAAAGGCAGTGTGGTAATATGGGGCAACCATGAAACAACTGATAATAGTACAGATCTTTATGGTATACCATATGCTGAAGTGCACGATGTATTTAAAACCTATCAGGATACTATTTTACTGGTAGACAAAGGCGAAAAGCAGGTGAGTAGTACTGTAGGCCACGACTTGATGCACGGACACCCATTTGCACAGCAGCGTTTTGCCCAGGCACACGAAAATCTTACAGCTATAAAGCGGGCATTAGCAACGGGTGATGTAGATACTTTCATCAAGATAACAGAGAGCGAAGCCCTTACGCTGCACGCTATGATGATGACCAGTCTTCCATATTTTATACTGATGAAGCCCAATACGTTAGAGATTATTAATAAGATATGGCAATACCGTGCAGAAACCGGTGTGCCGGTGTGTTTTACGCTCGATGCCGGTGCTAACGTACACGTGCTGTATCCCGAAAACGTTGCGAGTAAAGTTTTGGCATTTATTAAGGCAGAATTGCTTGGCTATTGCCAAAACAACCAGTACATTTGCGACAAAATTGGCACTGGGGTTGTTTTTGTTGGCTAAACATTTGTTAATAAGAACTAAGCAGCTAATTTTTACGTACCTTTACTCATAATACAGATCAACAGGCAACCATGAAAGGACCGTTATTTTACTCGAAAATATTGCTTTTTGGAGAACATGGCATAAACAAAGGCTCTAAAGGTCTGGCTATACCATATAATTTTTATAACGGCGGCCTTAAGGTAGATGATACCGAGACCGAAGTGGCTAAGAAAAGTAATGCCGGCCTTCGCGGTTTTTTGGGGCATCTTGAACAGCTGCAGGCAGAAGAGCCGGAGCTTGTAACTTTTGATCTTGCCACGCTAAAACTTAATGTAGAGGCGGGTATGTATTTTGACAGCAGCATACCGCAAGGTTACGGCATAGGAAGCAGCGGCGCGTTAGTTGCAGCTATTTATGACCAGTATGCTAATGATAAAATTACGGTGCTTGAAAACCTTACGCAGGAAAAACTCCTGAAGCTTAAAAAGATCTTTAGCCGTATGGAAAGTTACTTCCACGGTACGAGTTCAGGGTTAGACCCGCTTAACAGCTACCTGAGCCTTCCTATACTTATTAATTCTCACGACAGCATAGAGGCAACGGGCATCCCGATGCAAAACCTTGAAGGTAAAGGAGCTATTTTCCTTTTAGATTCAGGTATTGTAAAAGAAACAGCCCCTATGGTGCAAATATTCATGGAAAGCCTTAAAGATAAAGGCTTCCGTGCAATGATAAAAAACCAGTTCCTTAAATATACCGATGCTTCTATCGAAAGCTTTTTGCACGGCGATGTTAAGGCGCTTTTTTCTAATACCAAAAAACTTTCTAAGGTTGTGTATAACAACTTTAAGCCCATGATACCGGAGCAGTTTCACGAGCTTTGGCAAAAAGGCATAGAAAGTAATGATTATTACCTTAAACTTTGCGGATCTGGTGGTGGTGGCTATATC contains the following coding sequences:
- a CDS encoding TspO/MBR family protein, with translation MNRITKIMVMVVTTMTLGYISGQVTQTSVDTWYPTLNKPSFTPPNEAFPIAWGALYIMMGIAAGLVWSCIEMQREEARKGLTFFAIQLALNMLWSYLFFGLKNPMLALIEIVLLWLMIYETWFLFRKVNKIAGWLFIPYILWVTYALALNASIWYLNR
- a CDS encoding diphosphomevalonate/mevalonate 3,5-bisphosphate decarboxylase family protein, yielding MASVQDFIPQPYTETTDKGSFTWSAPSNIALVKYWGKKANQIPANPSISFTLSDCKTITTLSFEKKKSTGGFSFDLLFEGQPKESFRPKIEKFFERVVQYLPFLEEYHFIIDTQNTFPHSSGIASSASGMAALAINLMSLERLLKPDMTDDYFYQKASFLARLGSGSACRSVKGSVVIWGNHETTDNSTDLYGIPYAEVHDVFKTYQDTILLVDKGEKQVSSTVGHDLMHGHPFAQQRFAQAHENLTAIKRALATGDVDTFIKITESEALTLHAMMMTSLPYFILMKPNTLEIINKIWQYRAETGVPVCFTLDAGANVHVLYPENVASKVLAFIKAELLGYCQNNQYICDKIGTGVVFVG
- a CDS encoding mevalonate kinase family protein, which translates into the protein MKGPLFYSKILLFGEHGINKGSKGLAIPYNFYNGGLKVDDTETEVAKKSNAGLRGFLGHLEQLQAEEPELVTFDLATLKLNVEAGMYFDSSIPQGYGIGSSGALVAAIYDQYANDKITVLENLTQEKLLKLKKIFSRMESYFHGTSSGLDPLNSYLSLPILINSHDSIEATGIPMQNLEGKGAIFLLDSGIVKETAPMVQIFMESLKDKGFRAMIKNQFLKYTDASIESFLHGDVKALFSNTKKLSKVVYNNFKPMIPEQFHELWQKGIESNDYYLKLCGSGGGGYILGFAPDIDRAKEALSGHKVEVVYQF